The Paroedura picta isolate Pp20150507F chromosome 17, Ppicta_v3.0, whole genome shotgun sequence genome contains the following window.
GGCGGAGCTGATGCAGCTGCAAGAGGTGAGGGAAGTCGGGGGGGCGGCGGGAGCCCTGAGAGGGCCTCAGCTCCACAGGGACCCAGGCCTACGTTTTGGAGGTTCTCCATGTGCCCGGACTTTCCGGCCCTCTGGTGGAGCTCCTGacggcacctggattttggccagcGTTGCTAGGTTGGATGCCCAGTTagcctgatccaagatggctcgCCATGGCCGCAGAGCAAGCTTGTGGGTGTCCCAGGACATTCTGCCACCCGCTCTTTGCTGCGCTGAGTTGCAGCTACTCTCTCTTGTGACTCCTCCAGGATCTGGCGGCGGCCGAAAGGGCTCGGAAACAAGCAGAGCAGGAGAaggaagacctggcggaagagctggcCAGCTCGGCCTCTGGAAGGTAAGCCGGCCGGGACACGGAGCGTGCCGCAAGTGGACACTCAGTTCTTAGATGGCTCAAGCTCCTGACCCCGTGAGGCTACCTCTCCTTCCTGACCTTCCGGGTGTTCCTAGAACGAGTCTCCTGGACGAGAAACGGCGCTTGGAGGCCCGCATCTCCCAGATGGAGGAGGAGCTCGAAGAAGAGCAGGGCAACATGGAAGCCATGAGCGACCGCTTCCGCAAGGCCGTGCAGCAGgcaagtggagggagggaggggggcccggGGGCGAGGGGGAGGGACGCCGGAGTCAGGGGTTGCGCTGCAGCTCCTCCGAACTGCTACCGCCCTCTCCGGACTCACGAGGCTCGTTCCGTGCTCGTGGTTTTCCAGGCGGAGCAACTTAATAACGAGCTGGCCACGGAGCGGACCACGGCCCAGAAGAACGAGAGCGCGCGTcagcagctggagaggcagaACAAGGAGCTGAAGGCCAAGCTgcaggagatggaaggggccgTCAAGTCCAAGTTCAAGGCCACCATCACGGCCCTGGAAGCCAAAATCGCCCAGCTGGAGGAGCAGGTGGAGCAGGAGTCCCGGTAGgtggtttggggaggagggcGAAAGGTGGGGGATTCCTGCCAGGTGACTCTTTTTGGGAGGGCCCAGCAGATTCCCATCCCTTGCAGCCTCCTCCTGTAagcctcttctcctccccccccccccagggaaaaacAGGCTGCAGCAAAGACTCTGCGGCAGAAAGACAAGAAGCTGAAGGAGGTTTTACTCCAGGTGGAGGATGAGAGGAAGCAGGCGGAGCAGTACAAAGACCAGGTGAGCACAGCCAATGAcacgggaggggggtggggctaaCCTGGTAGGAAGGGGCGGGGCTTAAAGGGAGCCTGAGAACTTCAGAAGCAATGAGCACTACCTGGGAaggacctgggttcaaatgtcACATCTGCTACAAACTGACCCGGTGACCTTCACCAAGACAGCAGTTCAGcctataattttttttgggggggggggggttgcccgtGTGGGGACGccagcccacctccctcccagagtTGCAGAGAAGTGACAGAAAGCACTTTTGGTTTGATAAAACGAAGCcaagaaaaagggaggggagtgACCAGTTCTGGGGCCAGTGAAAGGTCCAGCCATGTCACACGGACGCCGAAATGCACCTACAGATGAGGCTGCCTGATGCTGTGTAAGACCCTTAGTTCATCAAGGTgggtattgcctgctcaggctggcagccgctctccagggtcttaggcagaaaAGGGGCCTCCCGCTTCCCTCCTGCCGGGTCCTTTTTAGCCGTAGATGCTGCTGGGGGGCCTTCTGCGGGCTCCAGGGCTGaagcgcagcccccccccccgttccccacctccccccccccaacctcctctcccctctccccgctCCAGGCCGACAAGGCGAGCACCCGGGTGAAGCAGCTCAAGCGCCAGCTGGAGGAGTCGGAGGAAGAATCGCAGCGCATCAACGCCAGCCGCCGGAAGCTGCAGCGGGAGCTGGACGAAGCCACGGAGAGCAACGAGGCCATGGGCCGGGAGGTGACGGCCCTCAAGAACAAGCTCAGGTGGGCcccgcagggcagggcagggcagggcagggcagggcagggcagggcagggcagggcagggcagggcagggcagggcagggcagggcagggcagggcagggcagggcagggcagggcagggagccggcgggcggaggagggaggggggcttccctCTGTCGGGTTGCACCTTCTGCACCAAGAAGCCTCATGACAAATACCCCGTAAGCCCCACGCCAGCCGAGTCAAAAAGGAGGGCATCACCTGGCAGGAGCACCAAAGGCACACGGGGGTCTCCAACCGGTTCCCTTACCCCTTACTCCTTACTCACGCCTGCCCAGCCCACCAAGACCGTACGAGGGGAGTGGCCGGAGGGACATCAGCACAGCCCCCTTCCCAAGTGGCCCCCTGCCCCACAGGAGGAGGTGACGGCTGCAaaattctccccctgcccccattcaGAGACCACCACCCCCCACGGGGCACGGCCACTAACTGTTCAGGGCTGCTTGTTTCTTTGCAGGGGAAACCCGGAGCCTCCGCAGTGACTGAGCAGGTATCAGGCCTTCTGCGTTGCAGTCTGCTTCTGTCGTGCCGTtctgccccttcccctctccctccatccaTGTCAGACTCCTGCCAACTGTGGAGGCTTGGATAGCTACACAGCAGTGTGCGTCTGCAGCCAAAAGAGACAAATATTACagatccccaccccctcccccgatcCCCGGTCAGGTGGTCAGCAACCCGCCCCCACTCCAAATTTTGCCACAAATTTCTGCTCAAGGAACCTGATAAAATATTATAACCACACACACACGAGAAAAATGCCACACGCAGTTATCATCCGATGGTTGTTTAGTTTACTTCGCGTCATTTCTACTTTTCCGTCTCATCCTCACAACGGCCTTGCAGGGTAGGCTAGTCTGACGGTGTATGATTGGCCCCAAGGCCTTTGCTGgggtagagtggggattcgaacgcAGGCCTTCCGGATTGCAGTCTGGCATTCTCAGGTGCAGAGCTCACCTCCTGCAGGCATCGCAGACCCAAGACTTGCTGTGCCAGGAATAAAATCACGCAGGGACCAGCCGGTTTATTTCAGAAGCTGGGCTGCCCCCTCTTGTCCAGCCGCAGAGACCTGGCCGTGCCAAAGGCCGTGCCGGATCGATGAACCCGCTCCCACACTCTGCAACCGGGAGCTTTCCGTGGGTTTCCGGCCCCCCCAGCCAGCCCCCTTCTGTAATATTTGTGGCACCTCTTTTGCAAGAACGCTGGGCTTTCCTGTTTCGCCACCCCTCTCTTACGGGGGCACGGGAGGGACACACGAGGCCTCGCCGTCCCCCACGGGGGCTTTTCTCTTCCGGGCACAACCGTTATTTCCGCGGGCCtttgtttgtttccatttttgGTGCGACCCCCCCTGCATTGTCCTCCTCTGGCCGACTGTTCAGCCTGTCTCACCTGCCGCAGGGCgtgaagggcagggagagggcaGCAGGACACCTCCGAAGGGGCACCTCTCCTAGCAGAAGGGCTGGCCTTGGCTTGGGACCCCCAGacatgcctccccctcccctcccctcccccctggtacCCAAGGTGTGCATCATCAGTCAAAACAGCACAAAAGGCCCGTCCGGAGCAGCGTCAAAAAGTCCGTCGATGAAACCCCACAGACCCAAGGGCGGCAGCCCCAGGACCGAAGCCCCCCTTCCGTCAGGGACGGCCAGGGAGAAACCTTCACTTTGTCGCCCTCCTGATTTTGTCTCCCCAGGCGCGGGAACGAACCGGCCTCCTTCGCCCCTCCTCGGCGCTCGGGCGGGGGCCGGAGGCTGGTCGAAAACGCGGCCGCAGAGGGGTCCGAGGAGGAAGTGGACGCCCGAGACGGAGACTTCAACGGAACGAAAGCCAGCgaataacccccccacacacacacacacacacacacgcttgccAAAGGAGGAGACCCAGGACCTCCAGGGCCGACCCCGGGGGTGTGCCCATCCGTGGTGTGGGGTGCATCCTTCAAGCGCCGTCCGCAGCACCCCTCCGGCCAACGccctgtccccaccccaccccacggcCCCGGGAAGAGCCCCGCTGCCTCTCTCTCCAGGACACCCACCGGACGCTTGTGTGACCACCGtgcaaggcctcccccccccccggagtcgaTGCTGCCCCACTCTGCTTCATGGAGGGGGACGAGACCCCCAGGAAGGGcaccgccccctcccctctcttgctGACCCCCTCATTCCCAGGTGTTGCTGCACCCCCAACGCTGCTAGGCTGCCTAGaccaggtgcccccccccatggccactttccttttcatttggggagggaggaacgGGCCAAACAGAATACGTCGACTGTCTCTGCATTTCCAAACGGGCTTTACAAAAacacactaataataataataattaaaaaaaggtTTATAAACTCACGTTTGTTTTGGAATTCCTGCCGGGGTTTCCCGGGGGGCAGGTGTGGCGTTTGGAGCTTCCCAACCCTCTCCCCTAAATGaaaaacccagctggctgccaggtTGTGACGTCACAAAACAGGAGAAACCCCGAAGGAGGGAGGGTGATACTTCTGCATTCCCCTGTCCCTGGCCGCGCCCTGATCAGCGCCTCCTgccctccagaagccctcccactgtggacccCCAAAGAGCCCCCCTGCCCCggaaagaccctcccctcccGACCTGCTGGCCAGGAGCCACTGAGGGGGTCTCTGCTCCCCTTCGCCGGTCCCTAAAGAGGCTGGCAGGCTGGGGGTGATTCTGGGGGTGACTTTGTAGCTACGGCTGATGCAGAAGAGGCCCCAACCAGCTCAGGGCCTTTCCGCCTTCCTGCACCACCCTGGCTGTTTCCAGCCTTCCCAAACAGCTGCAGAGGGATGGCCGATTCAGCCCAGGCTGCAAGGAAACCAGCCAAGGTCCCGCCCTTCAGGGACTCAGCCGAAAGCCCAAACTGCTGCCCAAGGAGAAGAGTTTCCTCTGAGGCCGCCAGGCGCCTAGGGGACCCCTCTCCCTCCGCTGGCTACGAAAGCACCACACTGGACCACCAAACCCTCTTCTCTTTGGTTTATGCCAACACGATACAAGCTTCCATCCAAAAAATGGGCCCAGGGCCAAACGGGACGGGATGCCCCGGCAGCTTTCTAACACGCCCACAAGCGTATCCTGAGACCACAAGGTGGTCGGGCGAGGACAGCCGTGTGAGCGGCGTAGAAAAAGACAGCACCTTCCTTTCGACAAACACCTGCCATCGCTTCTGGGGGCCGCAATTCCGGGGAAGTCCAAAAGGCACTTGGGGGGCGAGAGAGAGCGGCCAAAATCCTCAGAGAGGGGAAGCAGGGCGTGGCTGATAAACCCAACCTCCGGCTCCTGCAGAAGAGGATCCCGCCCCCCTTCGGCAGCATTATTGTCCACGCTGGCCCCCCTCCCTTAGGGAGCACGGGAAGTCCAGCTGGCCCACGTGGACAGAATGGCGTAGATTTGTAAGGCTCCGTTAGGCAGGTGAGTATCTGGGGAAAGGGATCGAAAGAGTCAGacggtgggtggggggagaacattCTTCGCCCTCCGGAGAACGTCAAAGCAGGCCGGCCTTCCTCGCAGGGAGGTTGTGCATCATCCTGCACCTCCGGGCCAGGTGGAAGACCGTGCGTCTCATTCTCTCCTCCGGGGTCTTTCGTCCTGCCTCTTCATCCACACCGCAGGGGAGTGACTGACTGTTAGTGTCCTGTTAcggatggggtggtggtgggggggggatggggaagccCCCCCTTCTCCCGAGGAGGCCTCAGAGCAGCATCTGGACGACTCCTTGGGGCGGGAGGCCCATGGGCCCGGGGACACTCAAGGGGGCCCCTCGCATCTCCAGCCGCTGCACCAGCCTGGtttgcaaacaaacagaagagagTCGCTTTCAGGACGGAGTCTCCGGAGGGGCCGCTGAGCTGGCTTCCAGCCCCTCACCGTTTGGGCAGAAATAAGAAGGGGTTGGGATGAACGGCCCCACAGAAACCTGCTCAGGGTGGGCTGCAGCAGAGGGGCCGAGCCATCCCCCAAAAGCGACAGGAACcccactgcctcccctcccagctcCGTCAGCCTCTGCACGGCGGTCCACGTTTCCGGAAGGAACCCGAGGTGGGGCTGGCTCACCCGTGGGGCCCGCTCAGCCGCCGGTCCAGGGCGTCCCTGCTGGAGCCCACGGGTGTGGGGAAGGCGCTTCGGAAGGGCGTCTGGTCATACACAAAGTGGCGGCAGGAGGCCAGCTTGGATTCCAGCGCCTGCGGAGAAATCTGGGTCGGTCCCCGTTCTGAACCGAGCGAGTTCTAAGAGCAGCTGGGCCCAAGAAGGATTtggggcctggggggcactgaaagctgcagggggggggttaAGTGAATGCCCCCGTCCAGCTTCACCTTGTCCAAGCAGGTGGTTGTCgccccaccccagcccaccccaccccatccctgcaCACCTGGCTGCTCCAGGGGCTGACCCAACTCACCCCTCCTTCCAGGCCCAACTGTTTTGGGGAGCTGTGTTGACCCGAAAGGCCCTGCCAAACCCCAggaacagcccccctcccccgtggacTCACCCCCACTTTCCGCAGCAGGTCCCCCACGATGTTGAGGGCCGAAATCCGGGCGGCCGGGGTGAGCGGGGTGCCGCTGTAGCCGTCCTCCAAGCCTGGGGGGAAACGGAAAGGAAACTCAACAGCGATTCATGCAGCACAGGCCCAAACCCCCTGAGACCCCTAGAAGGCCAGTTTTGCCCCTGGAAATCTTTGCCTCCAGTTTGCTGGCTGGCTCCTCAGGGTCCACCGCAAGCCCACAGGCAGCGACTGACCGCTGAAGACCTCCCTGTTGGGTCGGGACCTCCCTTCGAAGGGGCCACAAACTGCGGGAAAAGGCCCCGGCCAACAAACCACCGAAGGCCTCCGAGCCCCATTCATGGCCCGTCGGACGTCCGTCAACAGCCTCACCGGCCTCTCCCACGCAGCCCGAGCAGGAGCCGTGGCATCGCCCAAATCCCCCGGGTTTTCCAAGGGCTATCGAGGGAGCAGCACCCTCTCACCTCTCCTGAACGTCCTGGGGGTCCCTCTGCCTTCCCTCGGCCCTCGGGGCGCCCCGGGGGTTGCAGGGGgaagcctgggggtggggaggtctgTCTCCATCTGCTCGGCTTCCGGCAGCCCCCGGCCTGAGTCCTCCGGCTTGTCCTGCTTCTGCTGCACGGCCAGTTCTTGGCgtagatctggggggggggggaggaaggagaccgTTACAGGGGCAGCCGTGCCCCGCTGGCACAGGGGCCCGtcaccacccagggcccctccggGAGCCGGGGGgaaagcccctccctcccctccgcccaCCTCGGGCCTCGTCCTTCAGCCGCTGCACAGACTCCTGCAGGTCCTCCTTCTCGTCCAGCTCGCTCTCCAGGAAGGCGTTCCGCTCGATGGCCTGGTTCAGGCGCTGCTCAAAGTCTTCCAGGGACATAATCGtggccctgcagggggggggggagaaggggcaaggCCCTCACGTGAGTCAGGGGGGCATTTGAGCCCCAGTCTTGGTTCAGCCACCGTCTCACGCAGGGCTGCTGCAAAGAGGGAGCAGGGATCTATTTCACGGATGTGGGTCTGGACAGAGCGCTTTGCCCCACAGTGGGGactgcccctccccagcagcccccaGCAGCGTccttcctcccaacaaccctgcaaggtcggACCGGCCGACGGTGACCAGCCTATGGCCCCTTTGACTTCCCTGGTGGCCGTACCAACTGGGATCTGCCCCCTCGTCGCCCTTCTTGTGCCTGTGGGGCACCCTTGGGGTCCTGacaagggtggggtgggtgggtcgagtACAGCTCTAAGGTGCCAACTCTGCTTCAGAGGACGCCCTttgatctgcacagccaatcaggagtCCTGCTGGGCAGACTCCCCACTAGCCACGCCCTCTTTCTGAAGAGCACTCGTAGACCACGCCCCCAGCTGCTGTCCAAGAACGGTCGGGAGAGGCATACGCTTAATCAAGGGTGcttctcttttttggggggaggggatgataaGCCCCCGACTGGAGACGTTTGCCAGGCCAGCTGGTACCTCTTGGCCCTTTCCAGGTCGTCGTTCGACTGCTCCAGTTCCCGGATGTATTTCTGCAGCTGGTCTCTGACGCCTCGAGTCtgggccagctcctcctccaaggcagaGATCTGCTGGTGGGCTTCGGACTGCTGTGCCGATAGCCTCTCCTGGCCCCCCAAAACAGACCCAGATTACAGGCCGGGAGCTccatgggagggggtgggagaagtGCCAGGACAGGGAAGCCAGGAGAGCCGACTCCAGAGTCAGCCTGCAGCCATTTCTCAGTGGGGGCCCTTGGCCAGGTTGCCGCCGACCGGCCTCACAACGGGGTCAGCCTCGCACCCCCTCCCATCACCACCCACCCCCCCTTCCACCGCCAGGTTCCCCCTGGACATTTCTGGCCCGGTCTTCCTCCTCTCTCGGGGTCCCCAGCAGGCCAGCCCACAGAAAGCGCTCCCAGCTCGTCTCCAGAGCTGCCAGCTGACCGGGGCTTCAATCGGGCCTCTGTTCCCTCCCCGGCCGGCTGCCGCTCGGATAAAGGGGCCCTTTGTGTCCCAGGGTGACGGGCTCTTGCCTCATGCTCTGGCCAAGAGGGTGCCAACAGCCCCAAAGGCTCCCGTCCATCTGGGGCCCTCCTCTCTGGCCAAGAGACTCAAGCCCCGTCAGCAGGCTCCAGGCTGACCAAGCACAGTCGCAATTTGGGGGCCGATGCTTGACGGCCACACCCAGGGGGAGAGCCAGACCCCTGCCCGCCCCGGCCCCCGGCCTCACGCTGACCTTGACCGCCTCGATCTCCAGGCGCAGCCGGCCGTTCTCCGAGCAGAGGTCCTTGTTCCGGGACTCGATCTGCTGCAGCTGGGCCTCCAGTTCCGCTTCATACTCCCGGCTGCCTTCTTGAAACTCCCGCAGCTCCTCCTGGGCGTCCTCGGCACTGAAAGGAGGAAGGCCGGAGGTGGGAATGGAGCTGCACCTCTGGAAAGGctggtggtctcacttcctgactcagtttggattggctgaggcaggCGCTCTCACTTCCTGAGTAAGTGctcattggctgaggctggtgacCTCACTTCCTGAGTCAGTTCTGATTGGTTGAGGTTGGTGCTGTCACTTCCTGAGTCAGTGctcattggctgaggctggtaATATCACTTCCTGACTCggttctgattggctgagcactgagtcaggaagtgaggaCACCAATCTCAACCAATCAGAactgaatcaggaagtgagaacacctGCCTCAACCAATCAGACCTCAGTCAGGAAGTTAGAGCACgggcctcagccaatcagaactgagtcaggaagtgaggtcaCCAGCCTCTGCCAATgagaactgagtcaggaagtgagagttCCAGCCTCAGccagagcaccagcctcagccaatcagaactgtgtcaggaagtgagaacaccagcctcagccaatcagaactgagtcaggaagtgaggtcactagcctcagccaatcagaactgagtcaggaTATGAGgtcaccagcctcagccaatcagaactgagtcaggaagtgagatcaccagcctcagccaatcagaactgagtcaggaagtgaggtcaCCAGCCTTAACCCTCACAGTCAAAATGCCTTTGGTCCCTTCTGGCGGTCaatttcatgtgcagttagaaatatGTTGCTCCATATCATGATTACTTTATGTTTAATATGTTGAATCTGTGCACTTTATTcaataaatatttggaaatatatatatatatttgcagctTCCCCTTTGGGTTCCTAAGTTTTCTGGTGAGGTTCTgttttgatttccttttttggCTTTGCATAAAATCCATGTGCCGCTCTGGAAGCACGAGGACCTATGTGGAAGGCACTTGTTAACGCATCTCCCACCCCACAATGGCCCTTCCACactggctgccccctcccctggaagCCCACGAGGGTTACCTCTGCTTGTGCAGCCTGGCCTGCTCCTTCCAGtaatctctttcctctcccacgGATCCAAAGCGTTTCCTCTCAGCTTCGTCCATCGCGTTTGGCCCAGGTGACCTTTCTGCAGGGACGAGAGCAAAGAACGCCATCCTGTTGGGGCAGAATCTGTCCTTTCCATCCCTGTGGGAGCCCTCAGACGTCCGGGTTCAAGCCCAgactgaggcagcagcagcaggagtgtTTGGAAGCCCACGGCTTAACTCTGCTCATGTTCAGAGTCCTCACTCTCCCTCCAGAGAATACAACCACACTTGGAAGAAGCAAATGCAGCAGAGCAAAGGGGCTCCCGTGGGAACACACAGACCCAGCATTAAGccaccacaacaaccctgcgaggtagctggcccctgtgtgggacgggaggctggaccagatggtcCCCTggccttatccagcagggctcttccgattaCCTTAAGTTTTAAAACTCAGTTCCAAAGTAAATAAGCACACCCGTGCTGTATTGaccagagagggaaagagacacaGTGGTGCTTGTTTGAACACAACAGAGGCAGCTGTGGGCTCGGGACACCCTGACCTCAGCCCTGGGGAATGCAGGCGAGGCCCAAAAAGCCCGTGCTCAGTTTCAAGGCCCGGCTGAATGCTGTGGGGACAGCGTCTCATTAGTGCTGTTCCCCATCCGGCTTTCCTTGAGTGCCGTGCATTTCCTCGGCAGGGCGAGGGAACTATAAAGGAGGCGGCTGACAGC
Protein-coding sequences here:
- the NDE1 gene encoding nuclear distribution protein nudE homolog 1, which translates into the protein MDEAERKRFGSVGEERDYWKEQARLHKQSAEDAQEELREFQEGSREYEAELEAQLQQIESRNKDLCSENGRLRLEIEAVKERLSAQQSEAHQQISALEEELAQTRGVRDQLQKYIRELEQSNDDLERAKRATIMSLEDFEQRLNQAIERNAFLESELDEKEDLQESVQRLKDEARDLRQELAVQQKQDKPEDSGRGLPEAEQMETDLPTPRLPPATPGAPRGPREGRGTPRTFRRGLEDGYSGTPLTPAARISALNIVGDLLRKVGALESKLASCRHFVYDQTPFRSAFPTPVGSSRDALDRRLSGPHGLVQRLEMRGAPLSVPGPMGLPPQGVVQMLL